One Deltaproteobacteria bacterium genomic region harbors:
- a CDS encoding FtsX-like permease family protein: MPIPLSYNVRNLLVRRWTTAFTAGGIALVVAATMLLSALVGGLKQMLVATGEPDNLIVLRKGATSDGSSQIPREAAQALRALAGVAAGPDGAPLASREIVNQPFLRTAGGGRENVLVRGVEPAAFGVHPAVRLVAGRVFRPNLGEVVMGSGAFGRYAGGRLGSRLAFGRRAWTVVGVFDSGGTAFDSEIWADVNDVQADTRRDGYSGVRLRVAPGADRPALVRRIADDARFTLEAKPEVSYYREQAESANTLYVLVLTLAVVMATGAVFGALNTMYAAVASRTAEIGTLRALGFGRDAILASFLTESLLLAAGGLAAGVLLAALAVFAINTLLSGVQFSMMTFSVATVLLRLSPGGAALGLLFAAAIGVLGGLAPAWRAAHLRVVDALHRA; this comes from the coding sequence ATGCCGATCCCGCTCTCCTACAACGTCCGCAACCTCCTCGTCCGGCGCTGGACGACCGCCTTCACCGCGGGCGGCATCGCGCTCGTCGTGGCAGCCACCATGCTGCTCTCGGCGCTGGTCGGGGGGCTCAAGCAGATGCTGGTCGCCACCGGCGAGCCCGACAACCTGATCGTCCTCCGCAAGGGCGCCACCAGCGACGGCTCGAGCCAGATCCCGCGCGAGGCGGCGCAGGCGCTGCGCGCGCTCGCGGGCGTGGCGGCCGGGCCGGACGGCGCCCCGCTCGCCTCGCGCGAGATCGTGAACCAGCCGTTCCTCCGCACCGCCGGCGGCGGGCGGGAGAACGTCCTCGTGCGCGGCGTCGAGCCGGCCGCGTTCGGCGTGCATCCCGCGGTCCGGCTCGTCGCCGGGCGCGTCTTCCGCCCGAACCTCGGCGAGGTGGTGATGGGCTCCGGCGCCTTCGGGCGCTACGCGGGCGGACGGCTCGGCAGCCGGCTCGCCTTCGGCCGCCGCGCCTGGACGGTGGTCGGCGTCTTCGACTCCGGGGGCACCGCCTTCGACAGCGAGATCTGGGCCGACGTGAACGACGTGCAGGCCGACACGCGCCGGGACGGCTATTCGGGCGTCCGCCTGCGCGTCGCGCCGGGGGCCGACCGGCCGGCGCTCGTGCGGCGCATCGCCGACGACGCGCGCTTCACGCTCGAGGCGAAGCCGGAGGTGAGCTACTACCGCGAGCAGGCCGAGAGCGCGAACACGCTCTACGTGCTCGTCCTGACCCTCGCCGTGGTGATGGCGACGGGGGCCGTGTTCGGCGCGCTCAACACCATGTACGCGGCGGTGGCGAGCCGCACGGCCGAGATCGGCACGCTGCGCGCGCTCGGCTTCGGGCGGGATGCGATCCTGGCCTCCTTCTTGACCGAGTCCCTTCTCCTCGCCGCGGGCGGACTCGCGGCCGGCGTGCTCCTCGCCGCGCTCGCGGTCTTCGCCATCAACACGTTGCTCTCCGGCGTGCAGTTCAGCATGATGACCTTCAGCGTGGCGACCGTGCTCCTCCGCCTCTCGCCGGGAGGCGCGGCCCTCGGCCTCCTCTTCGCCGCGGCCATCGGCGTGCTGGGCGGCCTCGCGCCGGCCTGGCGTGCGGCGCATCTGCGCGTGGTCGACGCGCTCCACCGCGCCTGA
- a CDS encoding ABC transporter permease, which yields MTYPRLVWKNLLRHPLRTVFTTLAIALSIFLVCAVLTLPGALDAVLGRASSNLRITVHHKAGLTYWLPFAFVQKVRSLPGVAGVGHYSWFGGIYDEPKNLFPNFAMDPDSVEQVWPDYGIDPAAVARFRKTRNGALVGETTMRKFGWRIGQEVTLRGTLFPVDLAFQLVGVIPAASGNGVVFWFNRKYLEEAMEERGGMRNVGMIWIRAGRPEDVPGIMHAVDALFRNSEAETASETEKSFYVSFFSALNGFIRVILVVGFLVVGAVVLIAANTSAMGVRERVPEIAILKSLGFQRRPILLALLAESTLQAGLGGLLGAGGAYALFTALAAAGKTGGGVPFLGPLASFRMSLPVAAEGLAVALAVGFVAGLVPAWNGARLNVVEALRRLF from the coding sequence GTGACCTACCCCCGCCTGGTCTGGAAGAACCTCCTCCGCCACCCCCTGCGCACGGTCTTCACCACCCTCGCGATCGCGCTCTCGATCTTCCTCGTGTGCGCGGTGCTGACGCTGCCGGGGGCGCTCGACGCGGTGCTCGGCCGCGCCTCCTCGAACCTCCGGATCACGGTCCACCACAAGGCGGGGCTCACGTACTGGCTGCCCTTCGCCTTCGTGCAGAAGGTGCGCAGCCTGCCCGGGGTCGCCGGCGTGGGCCACTACTCCTGGTTCGGAGGCATCTACGACGAGCCGAAGAACCTCTTCCCGAACTTCGCCATGGACCCGGACTCGGTCGAACAGGTGTGGCCCGACTACGGCATCGACCCGGCGGCGGTCGCGCGCTTCCGGAAGACGCGGAACGGCGCGCTGGTGGGCGAGACGACCATGCGCAAGTTCGGCTGGCGCATCGGACAGGAGGTCACGCTGCGCGGCACGCTCTTCCCGGTCGACCTCGCCTTCCAGCTGGTGGGCGTGATCCCCGCCGCGAGCGGCAACGGGGTCGTCTTCTGGTTCAACCGCAAGTACCTCGAGGAGGCGATGGAGGAGCGCGGCGGCATGCGCAACGTCGGCATGATCTGGATCCGCGCAGGCCGGCCGGAGGACGTGCCCGGGATCATGCACGCGGTGGACGCGCTCTTCCGGAACTCGGAGGCCGAGACCGCGAGCGAGACCGAGAAGTCCTTCTACGTGAGCTTCTTCAGCGCGCTGAACGGCTTCATCCGGGTCATCCTGGTGGTGGGCTTCCTGGTGGTCGGCGCGGTCGTGCTGATCGCCGCCAACACGAGCGCCATGGGCGTGCGCGAGCGCGTCCCGGAGATCGCCATCCTGAAGAGCCTCGGCTTCCAACGCCGCCCGATCCTGCTCGCGCTGCTCGCCGAGTCGACGCTCCAGGCGGGCCTCGGCGGACTGCTCGGCGCGGGCGGGGCGTACGCGCTCTTCACGGCGCTCGCGGCGGCGGGGAAGACGGGCGGCGGCGTGCCCTTCCTCGGCCCCCTCGCGAGCTTCCGCATGTCGCTCCCGGTCGCGGCCGAGGGGCTCGCGGTCGCGCTCGCCGTCGGGTTCGTCGCCGGCCTCGTGCCGGCGTGGAACGGGGCGCGGCTCAACGTCGTGGAGGCGCTCCGCCGCCTCTTCTGA